Proteins co-encoded in one Lates calcarifer isolate ASB-BC8 linkage group LG17, TLL_Latcal_v3, whole genome shotgun sequence genomic window:
- the LOC108902765 gene encoding LOW QUALITY PROTEIN: regulator of nonsense transcripts 1 (The sequence of the model RefSeq protein was modified relative to this genomic sequence to represent the inferred CDS: deleted 3 bases in 3 codons), whose protein sequence is MSVEAYGPSSQTLTFLDTEEAELLGADTQGSEYDFTDFTLPSQTQTQGQTQSQLDSQVNGPDEGLHNGGVDDSVAKASQLLAELNFEEDEEDTYYTKDLPVHACSYCGIHDPACVVYCNTSKKWFCNGRGNTSGSHIVNHLVRAKCKEVTLHKDGPLGETVLECYNCGCRNVFLLGFIPAKADSVVVLLCRQPCASQSSLKDINWDSSQWQPLIQDRCFLSWLVKIPSEQEQLRARQITAQQINKLEELWKDNPTATLEDLEKPGVDEEPQHVLLRYEDAYQYQNIFGPLVKLEADYDKKLKESQTQDNITVRWDLGLNKKRIAYFTLPKTDSGDMRLMQGDEICLRYKGDLAPLWKGIGHVIKVPDNYGDEIAIELRSSVGAPVEIPHNFQVDFVWKSTSFDRMQSALKTFAVDETSVSGYIYHKLLGHEVEDVTIKCQLPKRFTAQGLPDLNHSQVYAVKTVLQRPLSLIQGPPGTGKTVTSATIVYHLSRQGNGPVLVCAPSNIAVDQLTEKIDKTGLKVVRLCAKSREAIESPVSFLALHNQISNMDSMPELQKLQQLKDETGELSSADEKRYRALKRTAERELLMNADVICCTCVGAGDPRLAKMQFRSILIDESTQATEPECMVPVVLGAKQLILVGDHCQLGPVVMCKKAAKAGLSQSLFERLVVLGIRPIRLQVQYRMHPALSAFPSNIFYEGSLQNGVTAADRIKKGFDFQWPQPDKPMFFYVTQGQEEIASSGTSYLNRTEAANVEKITTRLLKAGAKPDQIGIITPYEGQRSYLVQYMQFSGSLHTKLYQQVEIASVDAFQGREKDFIILSCVRANEHQGIGFLNDPRRLNVALTRAKYGVIIVGNPKALSKQPLWNNLLNNYKEQKVLVEGPLNNLRESLMQFSKPRKLVNTINPGGRFMSTAMYDAREALIPGSAYDRSNAAGRPSNMYFQTHDQIGMIGAGPGHMAAMNIPIPFNLVMPPMPPPSYLGQTNGPAAGRGAMKGKPGRGGRQRVRGSGNQGASQGNGPNSQASQDGASQSFSQGPLTQGYISMSQPSQMSQPGLSQPELSQDSYLGDEFKSQIDVALSQDSTYQGERAYQHGGVTGLSQY, encoded by the exons ATGAGTGTGGAGGCGTACGGGCCGAGCTCCCAGACCCTCACCTTCTTGGACACCGAGGAAGCGGAGTTGCTCGGAGCGGATACCCAGGGCTCCGAGTATGATTTCACCGATTTCACCTTACCCAGCCAGACGCAAACTCAAGGCCAGACCCAGAGCCAACTGGACAGCCAG GTAAATGGTCCTGATGAGGGTCTTCACAACGGTGGAGTGGATGACTCCGTGGCCAAAGCCAGCCAGCTGTTGGCGGAGCTTAACtttgaggaggatgaagaagacaCGTACTACACCAAAGACCTGCCTGTGCACGCATGCAG CTACTGTGGTATCCACGATCCAGCGTGTGTGGTGTACTGCAACACCAGCAAGAAGTGGTTCTGTAATGGGCGTGGCAACACATCTGGCAG CCACATTGTGAACCACTTGGTGAGAGCCAAATGCAAGGAGGTGACGCTGCATAAAGATGGGCCGCTCGGCGAGACGGTGCTGGAGTGTTACAACTGTGGCTGTCGCAATGTCTTCCTCCTGGGCTTCATCCCAGCCAAGGCTGATTCTGTGGTGGTGTTACTCTGCAG GCAGCCATGTGCCAGCCAGAGTAGCTTAAAAGACATCAACTGGGACAGCTCGCAGTGGCAACCACTGATCCAGGATCGCTGCTTTTTGTCCTGGCTGGTGAAAATCCCGTCAGAGCAGGAGCAGCTTCGAGCCCGTCAGATCACCGCCCAGCAGATCAACAAGCTGGAGGAGCTCTGGAAG GACAATCCCACTGCCACCTTGGAAGACCTGGAAAAACCTGGTGTGGATGAGGAACCCCAGCATGTGCTGCTGCGCTACGAGGACGCCTACCAGTACCAAAACATCTTCGGCCCTTTGGTCAAACTGGAGGCTGACTACGACAAGAAGCTAAAGGAGTCCCAG accCAAGACAATATAACAGTTAGGTGGGACCTGGGGCTGAATAAAAAGCGGATTGCCTATTTCACACTGCCCAAGACGGATTCAGGTG ATATGCGGCTGATGCAAGGTGATGAAATCTGCCTGCGGTACAAGGGAGACCTGGCCCCACTGTGGAAAGGCATTGGCCATGTCATCAAAGTCCCTGACA ACTATGGGGATGAAATTGCCATCGAGTTGCGGAGCAGTGTCGGAGCACCTGTAGAAATCCCCCACAACTTCCAGGTGGACTTTGTGTGGAAGTCCACTTCCTTTGACAG GATGCAAAGCGCTCTGAAGACGTTTGCAGTGGATGAGACCTCCGTATCTGGCTACATCTACCACAAACTGCTGGGCCACGAGGTGGAGGATGTCACCATCAAGTGCCAGCTGCCAAAGCGCTTCACTGCTCAGGGCCTGCCTGACCTCAATCACTCACAG GTGTACGCTGTGAAGACGGTG TTGCAGAGGCCCCTCAGTCTGATTCAGGGTCCTCCTGGCACTGGGAAGACTGTCACCTCTGCCACTATTGTCTACCACCTGTCCCGACAGGGCAACGG CCCAGTCCTGGTGTGTGCCCCCAGTAACATAGCTGTGGACCAGTTGACTGAGAAGATCGACAAGACTGGGCTGAAGGTTGTCAGGCTGTGCGCCAAGAGCCGAGAGGCCATTGAGTCACCAGTGTCTTTTCTTGCTCTA CACAACCAGATCAGCAACATGGACAG CATGCCAGAGCTTCAGAAACTACAGCAGCTGAAGGATGAGACTGGTGAGCTGTCGTCTGCTGATGAGAAGCGCTACAGGGCTTTGAAACGC ACTGCTGAGAGGGAGCTGCTCATG AATGCGGACGTGATCTGCTGCACCTGTGTTGGGGCTGGAGATCCACGTCTGGCTAAGATGCAGTTCCGCTCCATCCTGATTGATGAGAGCACCCAGGCCACCGAGCCAGAGTGTATGGTGCCTGTGGTGCTGGGAGCCAAGCAG CTTATTCTTGTGGGTGACCACTGCCAGTTGGGTCCTGTGGTGATGTGTAAGAAGGCGGCTAAGGCAGGCCTGTCCCAGTCCCTGTTTGAACGCCTGGTGGTTCTGGGTATCCGGCCAATCCGCCTGCAGGTCCAGTACCGCATGCACCCAGCTCTCAGTGCCTTCCCCTCCAACATCTTCTATGAGGGCTCTCTGCAGAACGGTGTCACCGCAG CCGACCGCATCAAGAAAGGCTTTGACTTCCAGTGGCCACAGCCGGACAAGCCCATGTTCTTCTACGTGACTCAGGGTCAGGAGGAGATTGCCAGCTCTGGAACCTCCTACCTCAACAG GACGGAGGCTGCCAACGTAGAGAAGATCACCACCAGGCTGCTGAAGGCCGGAGCCAAACCAGACCAAATCGGCATCATCACCCCATACGAGGGCCAGCGCTCTTACCTGGTCCAGTACATGCAGTTCAGTGGCTCCCTGCACACCAAACTCTATCAG CAAGTGGAAATTGCCAGTGTGGATGCCTTCCAGGGCAGAGAGAAGGACTTCATCATCCTCTCTTGTGTTCGTGCCAATGAGCATCAGGGCATCGGTTTCCTGAATGACCCTCGTCGTCTCAACGTGGCGCTGACCAGAGCCAA GTATGGTGTGATCATCGTGGGGAACCCCAAGGCCCTCTCCAAGCAACCTCTGTGGAACAACCTGCTGAACAACTACAAGGAGCAGAAGGTGCTGGTGGAGGGGCCCCTCAACAACCTGAGGGAGAGCCTCATGCAGTTCAGCAAGCCCCGCAAGCTGGTCAACACCATCAACCCT GGGGGACGTTTTATGAGCACTGCGATGTACGATGCTCGTGAGGCCCTCATCCCTGGCTCCGCCTACGACCGCAGCAATgcag CCGGACGTCCATCCAACATGTACTTTCAGACTCATGACCAGATTGGGATGATTGGGGCAGGCCCCGGTCATATGGCTGCTATGAATATCCCCATACCCTTCAACCTTGTGATGCCACCAATGCCTCCACCCAGCTACTTGGGTCAGACCAATGGCCCTGCTGCAG GTCGTGGGGCTATGAAGGGTAAGCCTGGGCGTGGCGGGCGGCAGAGGGTCCGTGGCTCCGGAAACCAGGGTGCCAGTCAGGGTAATGGACCAAACAGCCAGGCCAGCCAGGACGGAGCCTCCCAGTCCTTCTCCCAGGGGCCGCTGACACAGGGCTACATCTCCATGAGCCAGCCCTCTCAGATGAGCCAGCCAGGCCTCTCCCAGCCAGAGCTCTCCCAG GACAGCTACCTGGGTGATGAGTTCAAGTCCCAAATCGATGTGGCTTTGTCCCAGGACTCGACTTACCAGGGTGAACGTGCGTACCAGCATGGCGGGGTGACTGGACTGTCACAGTACTAA